Proteins encoded in a region of the Mesorhizobium loti genome:
- a CDS encoding TMAO reductase system periplasmic protein TorT: MTKNRAFHSMLAAAFVTGVAVLPNAAQAKDWWPFKINAAKDGDLKKVEALDYVPLEKAEKPWNLCVLFPHLKDSYWVSVDYGIVEEAKRLGVKVTVLQAGGYDALPKQLSQYDDCVASGAQGILVAAISEAGLAAKLKEGDAKGLVQIAVANPILETPITARITPDTYQKGFQEGEYLKKYLGDKKTTAIGLPGPQGSGWAESYMAGFRDSTKTGNIKLVAELYGEPGVPQSLRIVEDALQTYPDLNVIWGGAAAAEAAVSAVADAGRDDVVIMSSYENQTMLKLVKEGKVLGFAAEYPVMMGRISVDLAVRALEKKDYEKVLLVAPGIVTKDNVDKIDPTQIFAPDGWKPEFSVK; encoded by the coding sequence ATGACCAAGAATCGCGCTTTCCACTCCATGCTCGCGGCGGCTTTCGTCACCGGCGTGGCCGTCCTGCCCAACGCCGCCCAGGCAAAGGATTGGTGGCCCTTCAAGATCAACGCGGCCAAGGACGGCGATCTGAAAAAAGTCGAGGCACTCGATTATGTGCCGCTGGAAAAGGCCGAGAAGCCCTGGAATCTCTGCGTTTTGTTTCCGCACCTCAAGGACAGCTACTGGGTCTCGGTCGACTACGGCATCGTGGAAGAAGCAAAGCGCCTGGGTGTCAAGGTGACGGTGCTGCAGGCCGGCGGCTATGACGCGCTGCCGAAGCAGCTGTCGCAATATGACGATTGCGTCGCTTCCGGCGCCCAGGGCATCCTCGTCGCCGCCATCTCGGAAGCCGGCCTGGCGGCCAAGTTGAAGGAGGGCGACGCCAAGGGTCTTGTCCAGATCGCCGTCGCCAATCCCATCCTGGAAACTCCGATCACCGCACGCATCACTCCCGATACCTACCAGAAGGGTTTTCAGGAGGGTGAGTACCTCAAGAAGTACCTCGGCGACAAAAAGACCACCGCGATCGGCCTGCCGGGTCCGCAGGGATCGGGTTGGGCGGAGAGCTATATGGCGGGGTTCCGCGACAGCACCAAAACCGGCAACATCAAGCTCGTGGCCGAGCTCTACGGTGAGCCCGGCGTTCCGCAAAGCCTGCGCATCGTCGAGGACGCTTTGCAGACCTATCCGGATCTCAATGTGATCTGGGGCGGGGCAGCGGCGGCGGAAGCGGCCGTCAGTGCCGTCGCTGACGCCGGCCGCGACGACGTCGTGATCATGTCGTCGTACGAGAACCAGACGATGCTGAAGCTGGTCAAGGAAGGCAAGGTGCTTGGCTTCGCCGCCGAGTATCCGGTCATGATGGGGCGCATCAGCGTCGACCTCGCGGTGCGGGCGTTGGAAAAGAAGGACTATGAAAAAGTTCTGCTGGTCGCGCCGGGTATCGTGACCAAGGACAACGTCGACAAGATCGACCCGACGCAGATTTTCGCGCCCGATGGGTGGAAACCCGAATTTTCGGTAAAATAG